A single region of the Manihot esculenta cultivar AM560-2 chromosome 12, M.esculenta_v8, whole genome shotgun sequence genome encodes:
- the LOC110628816 gene encoding zinc finger protein CONSTANS-LIKE 4 — MKKCELCEFPARSYCQSDDACLCWYCDAKVHGANFLVARHARSLLCQICQSLTHWKAIGSKLGRAVSICDRCANRANLREREEESEEANEDLSTEDTDGLPAEEEEEVDTDSQVVPWSSTTPPPAASSSSASASNSQESVSGFTRSGGVFCKSVNRKSMKRTRDICTGLRSMLQDDVNRSSSQRRYSRSELTTQAGGCDGHGEALSVDYGLSLRPLKGRRTETECPFQAGSRSVEGYRLS; from the exons ATGAAGAAATGCGAGCTTTGCGAGTTTCCGGCGAGAAGTTACTGCCAATCGGACGACGCCTGCCTCTGCTGGTATTGCGATGCTAAAGTTCACGGAGCCAACTTTCTGGTTGCTCGACACGCGCGCAGCCTCCTATGCCAGATTTGTCAATCTCTCACTCACTGGAAAGCTATCGGTTCTAAACTCGGCCGCGCTGTTTCCATCTGCGACAGATGTGCAAATAGAGCGAATCTTAGAGAACGAGAAGAAGAATCTGAGGAGGCTAATGAGGATTTAAGCACTGAGGACACTGATGGTCTTCCTGccgaggaagaggaggaggtgGATACTGATAGTCAGGTGGTTCCGTGGTCATCTACAACGCCTCCACCGGCTGCCagctcttcttctgcttctgcttcgaATAGCCAAGAAAGTGTGAGTGGATTCACTCGTAGCGGTGGAGTGTTTTGTAAATCTGTGAATAGAAAATCTATGAAACGGACGCGTGATATTTGTACAGgtcttcgatctatgcttcag GACGATGTCAACCGCTCATCTTCTCAACGGAGGTACAGTCGATCAGAGTTGACAACTCAGGCAGGTGGCTGTGACGGTCACGGAGAAGCCCTTTCTGTTGACTACGGCTTGTCCTTGAGACCTTTAAAAGGCCGGAGAACTGAAACAGAGTGCCCGTTTCAGGCTGGTTCGAGGTCTGTGGAAGGTTATCGATTATCTTAA